In the Festucalex cinctus isolate MCC-2025b chromosome 10, RoL_Fcin_1.0, whole genome shotgun sequence genome, one interval contains:
- the usp1 gene encoding ubiquitin carboxyl-terminal hydrolase 1 isoform X1, whose product MKMPGLQGEHVASLGSPIKRNKLSLRFFQKKETKRALDFSQPQADDANSCDQVVPGPSPQPSSPDHPPLSWEKREDLLPFVGFSNGGNTCYLNSILQVLYYCPGLKEGIKSLCKLSKRKENPTEEMKQCEEPTGDTAKSLPAQIELLENFHSLIRSVEQLQSNFLFNAVSFSRRELDTSPHKLLNTLRQLNPMYEGYLQHDAQEVLQCILGHIQEACNTIGKELKQEDHVTEVQMEHVSCSVSESQRGADEDGQVTGKRKSDTEMGNTKKKPKSEKSAQEEHLSSAPLTRSKSKLSRHKIVENPEDKAGETEEPVEAKKKKKEEEGSSSDEKTSKEANGRNKKGSKLGWLKPAGKQPSIMSMFRTVGKLTSTFARSSIKTEQDNDVADEGQTEDEKKCEGVTIPNGPIHQDDLDLMERLFHGQLVLRTRCLECESFTERREDFQDISVPVLEEQPDSPDDLFSVSPYPKPEEKTLKRAIAQFASVERIAGEDKYFCDTCRHYAEAERSLLFDKTPEVVTIHLKRFSASSLEMDPYGGLSKVNTPLQTPLTLSLDEWCMPRSSSKGHRYELFAVVMHSGVSISSGHYTAYVRMSGLKDAKFWLSEREQLQESQEEPRDCNDGEVSVRQHASCACGEPGNKTPPEGGVGLLGGQRCRTGVEHKEEAAEGGSEQRKTLKQNTEAKLKKEAEPGEEHGATSREEEDASEQRALSNLLQYEGKWLLFDDSEVHLVQEEHFLQACSPQTCSSSTPYLLFYKRTHELAH is encoded by the exons ATGAAGATGCCAGGTCTGCAGGGCGAACATGTGGCCTCGCTGGGGAGCCCCATCAAGAGGAACAAACTGTCACTGAGGTTCTTCCAGAAGAAGGAAACTAAACGAGCCTTGGATTTCTCTCAACCTCAAGCAGATGATGCAAA CAGCTGTGATCAGGTAGTGCCTGGTCCATCTCCGCAACCGAGCTCGCCAGATCATCCCCCACTCTCATGGGAGAAGAGAGAGGACTTGTTGCCTTTTGTGGGGTTCAGCAACGGTGGCAACACCTGCTATTTGAACAGCATATTACAG GTGCTCTACTACTGTCCGGGCTTAAAAGAAGGCATCAAGTCCTTATGCAAGTTATCAAAAAGGAAGGAAAACCCCACTGAAGAAATGAAACAATGCGAAGAG cCCACAGGAGACACGGCCAAGTCATTACCGGCACAAATTGAGCTCCTGGAGAATTTCCACAGTCTGATAAGGTCCGTGGAGCAGCTGCAGTCCAACTTTCTGTTCAACGCCGTCAGCTTCAGTAGACGAGAGCTCGACACGTCGCCTCATAAACTTCTGAACACACTCAG GCAACTGAACCCCATGTATGAAGGCTATCTTCAGCATGATGCCCAAGAGGTTCTGCAGTGCATTCTGGGACACATCCAGGAGGCCTGCAACACCATCGGGAAGGAGCTAAAGCAGGAGGACCATGTGACTGAGGTCCAAATGGAGCATGTCAGCTGTTCCGTGTCAGAATCCCAAAGAGGCGCAGATGAGGATGGTCAGGTGACCGGGAAAAGGAAAAGCGATACCGAGATGGGAAATACCAAAAAGAAGCCCAAGTCTGAAAAATCTGCGCAGGAGGAGCACTTGTCGAGTGCACCTCTCACCCGCTCCAAAAGTAAGTTATCCCGTCACAAGATTGTGGAGAACCCTGAGGACAAAGCTGGAGAGACGGAGGAGCCAGTGGAagcgaaaaagaaaaagaaggaagaagaagggAGCAGCAGTGATGAGAAAACATCCAAAGAGGCTAATGGAAGAAATAAGAAAGGCAGCAAACTGGGCTGGCTGAAGCCTGCTGGCAAACAGCCGAGCATCATGTCCATGTTTCGCACCGTCGGGAAGCTCACGTCCACGTTTGCCAGGAGCTCAATCAAAACGGAGCAAGACAACGATGTAGCTGACGAAGGCCAAACTGAAGATGAGAAGAAATGTGAGGGGGTCACGATTCCAAACGGGCCAATTCATCAAG ACGATTTAGACCTGATGGAGCGCTTGTTCCATGGCCAGCTGGTTCTACGGACTCGTTGCCTGGAGTGCGAAAGCTTCACAGAAAGGCGAGAGGACTTCCAGGACATCAGCGTCCCCGTGCTGGAGGAGCAACCCGACAGCCCGGATGACCTCTTTTCAG TTTCTCCATACCCCAAACCGGAGGAGAAGACCCTGAAAAGGGCCATTGCGCAGTTTGCGTCGGTGGAGCGCATCGCCGGAGAGGACAAGTACTTCTGTGACACGTGTCGACATTACGCCGAGGCCGAGAGGAGTCTTCTGTTTGACAAAACTCCCGAAGTGGTCACCATTCATTTGAAACGATTCTCCGCCAGCAGTTTGGA AATGGACCCGTACGGCGGTTTGTCCAAGGTGAACACGCCCTTGCAGACGCCCTTGACCTTGTCTCTGGACGAGTGGTGCATGCCACGCTCGTCCAGCAAGGGCCACCGCTACGAGCTCTTTGCCGTGGTCATGCACAGCGGCGTGTCCATCAGCAGCGGCCACTACACCGCCTACGTCCGTATGAGTGGCCTGAAAGATGCCAAGTTCTGGCTGAGTGAAAGGGAGCAGCTGCAGGAGTCCCAAGAAGAACCGCGGGACTGCAACGACGGCGAAGTCTCCGTCAGGCAACATGCGAGCTGTGCTTGCGGCGAACCAGGAAATAAGACGCCTCCGGAGGGCGGGGTCGGACTCTTGGGAGGTCAGCGGTGTCGAACCGGCGTCGAGCACAAAGAGGAGGCGGCAGAAGGCGGATCAGAGCAGAGGAAAACtctcaaacaaaacacagaagccAAGCTTAAAAAAGAGGCGGAGCCTGGAGAGGAGCACGGGGCAACTTCCCGTGAGGAAGAGGACGCCTCGGAACAGCGCGCTTTAAGCAACCTGCTCCAGTACGAAGGCAAATGGCTGCTTTTCGATGATTCGGAAGTGCATTTGGTACAGGAGGAACATTTCCTCCAAGCCTGCTCCCCTCAGACCTGCTCCTCTTCAACACCCTACTTGCTCTTTTACAAGAGAACGCACGAGTTGGCACATTGA
- the usp1 gene encoding ubiquitin carboxyl-terminal hydrolase 1 isoform X2 yields the protein MKMPGLQGEHVASLGSPIKRNKLSLRFFQKKETKRALDFSQPQADDANCDQVVPGPSPQPSSPDHPPLSWEKREDLLPFVGFSNGGNTCYLNSILQVLYYCPGLKEGIKSLCKLSKRKENPTEEMKQCEEPTGDTAKSLPAQIELLENFHSLIRSVEQLQSNFLFNAVSFSRRELDTSPHKLLNTLRQLNPMYEGYLQHDAQEVLQCILGHIQEACNTIGKELKQEDHVTEVQMEHVSCSVSESQRGADEDGQVTGKRKSDTEMGNTKKKPKSEKSAQEEHLSSAPLTRSKSKLSRHKIVENPEDKAGETEEPVEAKKKKKEEEGSSSDEKTSKEANGRNKKGSKLGWLKPAGKQPSIMSMFRTVGKLTSTFARSSIKTEQDNDVADEGQTEDEKKCEGVTIPNGPIHQDDLDLMERLFHGQLVLRTRCLECESFTERREDFQDISVPVLEEQPDSPDDLFSVSPYPKPEEKTLKRAIAQFASVERIAGEDKYFCDTCRHYAEAERSLLFDKTPEVVTIHLKRFSASSLEMDPYGGLSKVNTPLQTPLTLSLDEWCMPRSSSKGHRYELFAVVMHSGVSISSGHYTAYVRMSGLKDAKFWLSEREQLQESQEEPRDCNDGEVSVRQHASCACGEPGNKTPPEGGVGLLGGQRCRTGVEHKEEAAEGGSEQRKTLKQNTEAKLKKEAEPGEEHGATSREEEDASEQRALSNLLQYEGKWLLFDDSEVHLVQEEHFLQACSPQTCSSSTPYLLFYKRTHELAH from the exons ATGAAGATGCCAGGTCTGCAGGGCGAACATGTGGCCTCGCTGGGGAGCCCCATCAAGAGGAACAAACTGTCACTGAGGTTCTTCCAGAAGAAGGAAACTAAACGAGCCTTGGATTTCTCTCAACCTCAAGCAGATGATGCAAA CTGTGATCAGGTAGTGCCTGGTCCATCTCCGCAACCGAGCTCGCCAGATCATCCCCCACTCTCATGGGAGAAGAGAGAGGACTTGTTGCCTTTTGTGGGGTTCAGCAACGGTGGCAACACCTGCTATTTGAACAGCATATTACAG GTGCTCTACTACTGTCCGGGCTTAAAAGAAGGCATCAAGTCCTTATGCAAGTTATCAAAAAGGAAGGAAAACCCCACTGAAGAAATGAAACAATGCGAAGAG cCCACAGGAGACACGGCCAAGTCATTACCGGCACAAATTGAGCTCCTGGAGAATTTCCACAGTCTGATAAGGTCCGTGGAGCAGCTGCAGTCCAACTTTCTGTTCAACGCCGTCAGCTTCAGTAGACGAGAGCTCGACACGTCGCCTCATAAACTTCTGAACACACTCAG GCAACTGAACCCCATGTATGAAGGCTATCTTCAGCATGATGCCCAAGAGGTTCTGCAGTGCATTCTGGGACACATCCAGGAGGCCTGCAACACCATCGGGAAGGAGCTAAAGCAGGAGGACCATGTGACTGAGGTCCAAATGGAGCATGTCAGCTGTTCCGTGTCAGAATCCCAAAGAGGCGCAGATGAGGATGGTCAGGTGACCGGGAAAAGGAAAAGCGATACCGAGATGGGAAATACCAAAAAGAAGCCCAAGTCTGAAAAATCTGCGCAGGAGGAGCACTTGTCGAGTGCACCTCTCACCCGCTCCAAAAGTAAGTTATCCCGTCACAAGATTGTGGAGAACCCTGAGGACAAAGCTGGAGAGACGGAGGAGCCAGTGGAagcgaaaaagaaaaagaaggaagaagaagggAGCAGCAGTGATGAGAAAACATCCAAAGAGGCTAATGGAAGAAATAAGAAAGGCAGCAAACTGGGCTGGCTGAAGCCTGCTGGCAAACAGCCGAGCATCATGTCCATGTTTCGCACCGTCGGGAAGCTCACGTCCACGTTTGCCAGGAGCTCAATCAAAACGGAGCAAGACAACGATGTAGCTGACGAAGGCCAAACTGAAGATGAGAAGAAATGTGAGGGGGTCACGATTCCAAACGGGCCAATTCATCAAG ACGATTTAGACCTGATGGAGCGCTTGTTCCATGGCCAGCTGGTTCTACGGACTCGTTGCCTGGAGTGCGAAAGCTTCACAGAAAGGCGAGAGGACTTCCAGGACATCAGCGTCCCCGTGCTGGAGGAGCAACCCGACAGCCCGGATGACCTCTTTTCAG TTTCTCCATACCCCAAACCGGAGGAGAAGACCCTGAAAAGGGCCATTGCGCAGTTTGCGTCGGTGGAGCGCATCGCCGGAGAGGACAAGTACTTCTGTGACACGTGTCGACATTACGCCGAGGCCGAGAGGAGTCTTCTGTTTGACAAAACTCCCGAAGTGGTCACCATTCATTTGAAACGATTCTCCGCCAGCAGTTTGGA AATGGACCCGTACGGCGGTTTGTCCAAGGTGAACACGCCCTTGCAGACGCCCTTGACCTTGTCTCTGGACGAGTGGTGCATGCCACGCTCGTCCAGCAAGGGCCACCGCTACGAGCTCTTTGCCGTGGTCATGCACAGCGGCGTGTCCATCAGCAGCGGCCACTACACCGCCTACGTCCGTATGAGTGGCCTGAAAGATGCCAAGTTCTGGCTGAGTGAAAGGGAGCAGCTGCAGGAGTCCCAAGAAGAACCGCGGGACTGCAACGACGGCGAAGTCTCCGTCAGGCAACATGCGAGCTGTGCTTGCGGCGAACCAGGAAATAAGACGCCTCCGGAGGGCGGGGTCGGACTCTTGGGAGGTCAGCGGTGTCGAACCGGCGTCGAGCACAAAGAGGAGGCGGCAGAAGGCGGATCAGAGCAGAGGAAAACtctcaaacaaaacacagaagccAAGCTTAAAAAAGAGGCGGAGCCTGGAGAGGAGCACGGGGCAACTTCCCGTGAGGAAGAGGACGCCTCGGAACAGCGCGCTTTAAGCAACCTGCTCCAGTACGAAGGCAAATGGCTGCTTTTCGATGATTCGGAAGTGCATTTGGTACAGGAGGAACATTTCCTCCAAGCCTGCTCCCCTCAGACCTGCTCCTCTTCAACACCCTACTTGCTCTTTTACAAGAGAACGCACGAGTTGGCACATTGA